Proteins co-encoded in one Balneolaceae bacterium genomic window:
- a CDS encoding antibiotic biosynthesis monooxygenase: MPFTAISKFEVRNNMEDEVREAFKNRPHLVDDAPGFIGLQVLSPKENDAEFWLITHWDSEEHFHDWHDNHRSEAHQGIPKGLKLVKRSWELTFYDLITT, translated from the coding sequence ATGCCATTTACAGCAATCAGTAAGTTTGAAGTTCGAAATAATATGGAGGATGAGGTTCGTGAAGCGTTCAAGAACCGTCCTCATTTAGTGGATGATGCCCCGGGTTTTATCGGCCTGCAAGTGCTTTCACCCAAAGAAAATGATGCAGAATTCTGGCTGATTACCCATTGGGATTCTGAAGAACATTTTCACGATTGGCACGATAATCACAGGAGCGAAGCGCACCAGGGAATTCCAAAGGGGTTAAAATTGGTTAAAAGAAGTTGGGAACTTACTTTTTATGACCTGATCACTACTTAG
- a CDS encoding cobalamin-dependent protein (Presence of a B(12) (cobalamin)-binding domain implies dependence on cobalamin itself, in one of its several forms, or in some unusual lineages, dependence on a cobalamin-like analog.), which translates to MNSDLNFEILQLESNREKLAERITDLHFKNNPDLEKRYGEKGRDYCYEDALYHLNYLIESLRIESPDMFNHYLQWSWHMLKAREIPKNDLLHNLDYMEEAIRQELMNADMEISIEYIRKGKHYLENLKPVEKHYLKTEEPLYEEAKEYLNLLLDSKRQQAGQLIDELVKQDIPVKDIYEHIFQTTQYEIGALWQRNEITVAHEHYCTAATQLIMSRLYPLIFSTPKKGQRMVACSVSSELHEIGIRMVADFFEMDGWDTYYMGSNMPDNHLIQSIKEHRAQLLAISVTLPIHIQKVTSLIEKIRNMPDMDDLKIMAGGYPFSIIPDLQNRMGADATAVNARKAIETANQIVN; encoded by the coding sequence ATGAATTCAGATCTTAATTTCGAAATTTTACAGCTCGAATCGAACCGGGAAAAACTGGCGGAGAGGATTACGGATCTGCACTTTAAGAATAATCCTGACCTGGAAAAACGATACGGTGAAAAAGGCCGGGATTACTGCTACGAAGATGCACTCTATCATCTCAATTACCTGATTGAATCACTGCGGATTGAAAGTCCCGATATGTTTAATCACTACCTGCAGTGGTCCTGGCATATGTTAAAGGCCCGCGAAATTCCTAAGAATGATCTGTTGCACAACCTGGATTACATGGAAGAAGCCATCAGGCAGGAATTGATGAATGCCGATATGGAAATTTCTATTGAATACATTCGAAAAGGCAAACATTACCTGGAGAACCTGAAGCCGGTCGAAAAACATTATCTGAAGACAGAAGAGCCGTTGTATGAAGAAGCCAAAGAATATCTGAACCTGTTATTAGACAGTAAGCGGCAACAAGCCGGACAATTAATTGATGAACTGGTGAAACAGGATATCCCTGTAAAAGATATTTATGAACACATTTTTCAAACCACACAATACGAGATTGGTGCTCTCTGGCAGCGAAATGAAATTACCGTAGCCCACGAACATTACTGCACAGCTGCCACTCAGTTAATCATGTCGCGTTTATACCCTCTGATCTTCTCGACCCCTAAAAAGGGGCAAAGGATGGTAGCCTGTTCGGTTTCCAGCGAACTGCACGAGATTGGCATACGCATGGTTGCTGATTTCTTTGAAATGGACGGATGGGATACCTATTACATGGGCAGCAATATGCCGGACAATCACCTCATTCAATCCATAAAAGAACACCGGGCGCAGCTTTTGGCCATATCGGTTACTCTGCCCATCCACATTCAAAAAGTAACATCGCTGATAGAAAAAATTCGGAATATGCCGGATATGGATGATCTGAAAATTATGGCAGGCGGTTACCCGTTTTCCATAATCCCCGATCTTCAAAACCGGATGGGTGCAGATGCCACCGCCGTGAATGCACGAAAAGCGATTGAAACCGCCAATCAGATTGTAAACTGA
- a CDS encoding ATP-binding protein has translation MTELTEHIKNGIYLNCNKEGRITDVLFDDLDLVEKEKLPLPFADIVSKESLGKASDFWEDIRNRDIVFDYELYIKTGNEPIPLKFTAAWFRNKIWVIGAIRNEMMEKMLDEMMLINNEQQNLIRQSEKKLSDLEKQGKRPPIDAYEEISQVNNELINAQRKLIKQNEEILRLNNELKETNQELEQFAYSLSHDLKEPLRMIRSFMSLLEKNYGPELDERAKEYIHYAADGAERMNGYISDLLEYSRIGRKNTTVEKISIRNVLDKVIRLHASLIDESNADVETGEMPTINCQRVRIEQLFNNLLGNALKYRKPNVDPVIKIEAREEDDAWLFSVSDNGKGIPENLHSEIFNLFSRGEPDNTSGSGMGLAICKKIVEQHDGKIWVESEEGKGSTFFFTIGK, from the coding sequence ATGACCGAACTGACTGAACATATCAAAAACGGGATTTACCTGAATTGTAATAAAGAGGGGAGAATCACGGATGTATTGTTTGATGATCTCGATTTGGTAGAAAAAGAAAAACTACCGTTACCATTTGCAGATATTGTTTCGAAAGAAAGCCTGGGAAAAGCCTCCGATTTCTGGGAGGATATTCGAAACCGCGACATTGTATTTGATTACGAATTGTATATCAAAACCGGCAATGAACCCATTCCTCTGAAATTCACGGCTGCGTGGTTCCGCAATAAGATCTGGGTAATTGGTGCCATCCGTAATGAGATGATGGAAAAGATGCTGGATGAGATGATGCTCATCAACAACGAACAGCAGAATCTGATTCGCCAATCTGAGAAGAAACTCAGTGACCTTGAAAAACAGGGAAAACGCCCGCCGATAGATGCATACGAAGAAATTTCGCAGGTAAATAACGAATTGATCAATGCCCAGCGAAAGCTCATCAAACAGAATGAAGAGATTTTAAGACTGAATAATGAGCTGAAGGAAACCAATCAGGAGTTAGAACAATTCGCATATTCGTTATCGCACGATTTAAAAGAGCCTCTCAGGATGATACGATCTTTTATGAGTCTTCTGGAGAAAAATTATGGGCCCGAGTTGGATGAAAGAGCCAAAGAGTATATCCATTATGCTGCAGATGGTGCGGAAAGAATGAATGGATACATTTCTGATCTGCTTGAATATTCCCGAATTGGGCGCAAAAATACTACGGTTGAAAAGATCAGCATCCGGAATGTGCTGGATAAAGTTATCAGGTTACATGCATCCCTTATTGATGAATCAAATGCAGATGTTGAAACAGGTGAAATGCCGACGATAAATTGTCAGCGAGTGCGGATTGAGCAACTGTTTAATAACCTGTTGGGAAATGCTCTCAAATACAGGAAACCGAATGTTGATCCAGTTATAAAAATTGAGGCCAGGGAAGAAGATGACGCCTGGTTATTTTCCGTATCAGATAACGGAAAGGGAATTCCGGAAAATCTGCATTCAGAGATATTCAACTTATTCAGCCGCGGTGAACCCGATAATACTTCCGGATCAGGTATGGGCCTGGCCATTTGTAAAAAAATTGTAGAACAGCATGATGGGAAAATTTGGGTAGAATCTGAGGAAGGAAAAGGAAGTACGTTCTTTTTTACGATTGGGAAATAG
- a CDS encoding response regulator → MNPEEIQILLVEDNEGDIVLTKEAFEEGKIKNNISVVRDGWEAIQFLERKEGYEGVQLPDLVLLDINLPKLNGHKVLKHIKNHPDLRYIPVIMLTTSSDETDVIKSYDNHSNCYITKPVDINNFLKVISSIEDFWISIVQLPPHKM, encoded by the coding sequence ATGAATCCGGAAGAAATACAGATCCTGCTCGTTGAAGATAACGAAGGAGACATCGTACTGACAAAAGAAGCCTTTGAAGAGGGTAAAATTAAAAACAATATTTCTGTAGTACGAGACGGATGGGAAGCGATCCAGTTTCTTGAGCGGAAAGAAGGGTATGAAGGTGTTCAGTTACCGGACCTGGTGCTGCTGGATATCAACCTGCCAAAATTGAATGGTCATAAAGTGCTCAAACATATCAAAAACCACCCGGATCTGCGTTATATCCCCGTCATAATGCTCACTACATCTTCAGACGAAACGGATGTCATAAAATCGTACGATAATCACTCAAATTGCTACATTACCAAGCCTGTTGATATTAATAATTTTCTAAAAGTGATCTCTTCTATTGAGGATTTCTGGATCTCGATTGTTCAGCTTCCTCCACATAAAATGTAA
- a CDS encoding PAS domain S-box protein, translated as MTAMQKNLRILVIEDNPGDFVLIQEYLTEGMESPEIDRADTFSEAKKKLTNSTQYDSILLDLSLPDVSGEELVKKIISLAGNTPVVVLTGFENQEFGLKTLSWGVSDYLLKDESNSFVLTKVVTYSIERNRIQKTVKTSEKKYRDFFNLSPIPMWVYELETLRFLDVNQAAIDQYGYSREEFLNMTIEEIRPKEEISTLWEIIEYTKENDLSVWEGEVKHQKKDKTVFDVLIKSILIDHNGREGELIVAEDITEQKYYNHLEKLERDILEKNSLNELNIKELVEEFVLGIENLHPGTRCSVTKIVNNKLNEFASPSLPGEFLKMLNGVEIGPNAGSCGTAAFRKELVISENIFKDPLWKNYRSLGEKFNFSACWSQPVFNNKGDVVATFAVYYERPNKPSDLEINTVERAAHILRILFEGHEKEIAEEKLALSESKYKAIVQDGAELIAILDEEGVYNYVSPNTLEVMGIPPDEFIGENVFPYLHDDDRERIEKLLGTLDKGERKQIKPYRFKLKDYKEFWIETTVTNLLDNPSINGYLANSRNVTEQIEREHKLKELSLVASKSTDIVIITDEEGYITWVNKAFEELTEYMLDEAVGRKPGTLLQGPDSDPEMAEKLSEAVHNHQSIDTTILNYSKSGDEYWINMSIDPIFDDEGNCTHFIAIERDVTKEIEKEKELKESLERYDIVSKATSDTIWDLNLENDQMVYNSNIYTMFGYKEQEVKNIGSWWRDKIHPEDLEKVERALASVLKKGTERFQMEYRFKTADDTYKYILDRAFALKDEEGKPVRIIGAMQDITRQREEEERLKLYESVVTNTQEAVVIMEAEPSELPGRKILYVNEAFTEMTGYEKEEVLGKTPSFLNGPKTDQSLREKLRHSMNKYETVEVEFINYKKSGEEFWINISMVPVTNNKGNYTHWVSIGRDVTARRNYEEEIQTSLAEKEMLLSEIHHRVKNNLAVISGMMQLQAFESTNPELQEKLFDSVFRIKTMATVHELLYQTNSFSNIDFTKALTSLAKNVSDTLESDSNVEMKINSMPIRLNINQAIPVSLIVNEVITNAYKHAFDKQKTGLIEIDLQEKDDQVELHISDNGVGLPEHFDKNDLSSMGLKLINVLSEQVGASFDYNGLERGTQFSIFFEKAEIKGTGNVHMV; from the coding sequence ATGACAGCAATGCAAAAAAATCTCCGGATTCTGGTAATTGAAGATAATCCAGGGGATTTTGTGCTTATTCAGGAGTATCTGACTGAGGGCATGGAGAGTCCTGAAATTGATCGTGCAGATACATTTTCCGAAGCCAAAAAGAAACTCACCAACTCCACACAGTACGATTCTATTTTGCTGGACCTTTCTCTGCCCGATGTGAGTGGTGAAGAACTTGTAAAAAAAATTATATCGCTGGCCGGGAATACTCCGGTTGTGGTTCTGACGGGGTTTGAAAACCAGGAATTCGGGCTGAAAACACTTTCCTGGGGAGTCTCGGATTATCTTCTGAAAGATGAGAGTAACTCTTTTGTGCTTACCAAGGTTGTAACCTACAGTATTGAGAGAAACCGAATTCAGAAGACCGTAAAAACATCTGAAAAAAAATACCGCGATTTCTTCAATTTGAGTCCGATTCCCATGTGGGTATATGAACTGGAAACCCTCCGGTTCTTAGATGTTAACCAGGCAGCCATCGATCAATATGGGTATTCAAGAGAAGAATTTTTGAATATGACCATAGAGGAGATTCGGCCGAAGGAAGAGATCAGTACTCTTTGGGAAATCATAGAATACACAAAAGAAAATGATCTGTCTGTTTGGGAGGGAGAAGTGAAACATCAAAAAAAAGACAAAACAGTCTTCGATGTTCTCATTAAAAGTATTTTAATTGATCATAATGGCAGAGAAGGTGAATTAATCGTTGCCGAAGATATAACCGAACAAAAGTATTACAATCATCTTGAAAAGCTGGAGCGCGATATTCTGGAAAAGAATTCGCTGAATGAGTTGAATATAAAAGAGCTGGTTGAGGAATTTGTTTTAGGAATCGAGAATCTTCATCCCGGAACCCGATGCTCAGTTACAAAAATTGTCAATAACAAGCTGAACGAATTTGCATCTCCGTCACTTCCGGGTGAATTTTTAAAGATGCTGAATGGTGTGGAGATTGGTCCGAATGCCGGATCTTGTGGTACGGCCGCATTTCGGAAAGAGCTGGTAATATCGGAAAATATCTTTAAAGACCCATTATGGAAGAACTATAGATCTCTTGGAGAGAAGTTTAACTTTAGTGCATGTTGGTCTCAACCGGTGTTTAATAATAAGGGAGATGTTGTAGCTACGTTTGCTGTTTATTATGAACGTCCAAATAAGCCGTCTGACCTCGAAATAAATACCGTAGAGCGGGCAGCCCACATATTACGTATTCTGTTTGAAGGTCATGAAAAAGAGATAGCCGAAGAGAAGCTGGCACTCAGCGAGAGCAAATACAAAGCGATTGTACAGGATGGAGCAGAACTGATTGCTATTTTAGATGAGGAGGGAGTGTATAATTATGTATCACCAAATACACTCGAAGTGATGGGGATTCCTCCTGATGAATTTATAGGTGAAAATGTATTTCCATATCTGCATGATGATGACAGGGAACGGATTGAAAAATTACTTGGAACGTTAGATAAAGGTGAAAGAAAACAGATTAAACCTTATCGGTTTAAATTAAAGGATTACAAAGAGTTTTGGATTGAAACAACGGTAACCAATTTGTTAGACAATCCTTCGATTAATGGATACCTGGCAAATTCGAGGAATGTTACGGAACAGATTGAGAGGGAACACAAATTGAAAGAGCTCTCCCTGGTTGCTTCAAAGTCAACGGATATTGTTATTATTACAGATGAAGAAGGATATATAACCTGGGTAAATAAAGCCTTTGAAGAACTGACAGAATATATGCTTGATGAGGCTGTTGGAAGGAAACCGGGGACTTTGCTTCAGGGGCCTGATTCCGATCCCGAAATGGCAGAAAAACTTTCTGAAGCGGTTCATAATCACCAATCCATTGACACCACAATTCTGAATTATTCTAAAAGTGGCGATGAATACTGGATCAATATGAGCATTGACCCCATTTTTGATGACGAGGGAAATTGTACTCATTTCATTGCTATTGAAAGAGATGTAACGAAAGAGATTGAAAAAGAGAAAGAATTGAAAGAGAGCCTGGAACGGTACGATATCGTATCGAAAGCTACCAGCGATACGATTTGGGATCTGAACCTGGAAAACGACCAGATGGTGTACAACAGCAATATTTACACCATGTTTGGTTATAAAGAACAAGAGGTAAAAAATATTGGAAGTTGGTGGAGAGATAAAATTCACCCGGAAGACCTTGAAAAAGTAGAACGTGCACTGGCAAGTGTATTGAAAAAAGGTACAGAACGTTTCCAGATGGAATACCGCTTTAAAACAGCGGATGACACGTATAAATATATTCTTGACCGCGCCTTTGCTCTTAAAGATGAAGAGGGAAAGCCTGTGCGAATCATCGGGGCCATGCAGGATATTACCCGGCAGCGCGAGGAGGAAGAGAGGCTTAAACTTTATGAATCAGTGGTAACCAATACACAAGAGGCTGTCGTAATCATGGAAGCGGAACCTTCTGAACTGCCCGGCAGAAAAATACTATATGTAAATGAAGCTTTTACGGAAATGACGGGGTATGAGAAGGAGGAGGTTTTAGGAAAAACTCCCAGTTTTCTGAATGGTCCGAAAACCGATCAATCATTGAGAGAGAAACTGCGCCATTCAATGAACAAATATGAAACCGTTGAAGTTGAGTTCATTAATTATAAGAAGAGCGGAGAAGAGTTCTGGATAAACATCTCGATGGTTCCAGTAACCAATAATAAAGGAAATTACACGCATTGGGTATCAATCGGGAGAGACGTGACAGCACGGCGAAATTACGAAGAGGAGATTCAAACCTCACTTGCTGAGAAAGAGATGCTTCTTTCAGAAATTCACCATCGGGTGAAGAATAATTTAGCGGTTATTTCGGGTATGATGCAGTTGCAGGCGTTTGAATCGACTAACCCGGAATTACAAGAGAAGCTGTTTGATAGTGTCTTCAGAATTAAAACAATGGCAACCGTTCATGAGCTGCTCTATCAAACAAATAGTTTTTCAAATATTGATTTTACCAAAGCACTTACATCATTAGCCAAAAACGTATCAGATACTCTTGAATCGGATTCCAATGTGGAGATGAAAATCAACAGTATGCCGATTCGACTGAATATTAACCAGGCTATACCGGTTTCATTGATTGTAAATGAAGTGATTACCAATGCTTATAAGCATGCATTTGATAAGCAGAAAACAGGTTTGATTGAAATTGATCTGCAGGAAAAAGATGACCAGGTTGAATTGCATATTTCAGATAACGGGGTTGGCTTGCCAGAACATTTCGATAAAAATGATCTGTCATCTATGGGGCTTAAGCTCATTAATGTACTATCTGAACAAGTTGGTGCAAGCTTTGACTACAATGGCCTTGAAAGGGGAACTCAGTTTTCGATCTTTTTTGAAAAGGCTGAGATAAAAGGAACCGGTAATGTTCATATGGTTTAA
- a CDS encoding DUF5060 domain-containing protein: MKSLKNFSLLLFLIFLLVVIANCQTGSSGKVSGTLEKWNKVTVDFKGPQASEHQSSPNPFLDYSLEVEFIGPGGNTYLVPGFFAGDGNGSGTGNIWRVHFSPDAPGTWFYRAHFLQGEEIAVNPMDAGEPISFDGAGGSFEVAPADSAADGFYKWGRLEYVGEHYLKFNDGDYWIKGGADSPENFLAYDGFDNTTRSTQNYDGLESLPALHTYSAHVEDWQPGDPDWGDGDGKGIIGALNYLSSKNVNSIYFLLQNIGGDGKDVFPWIGNPDPSGSPENDNLHYDISKLDQWETVLKYAQEKGIALHAVLNEAEEANKRELDNGELGTERKLFYREMIARFAHHPALQWNISEEFNLKFDLGPERVREFAAYIQQTDPYNHPITVHTAGDPVEELAFIYGDSRFSTTSVQLNQRRIDQVTEAIRNATAGAGRPIPASMDEFTVDVGDNRSWIPIDDADLQRKQKLWPTYMSGGQIEFILEGFLEVDSFKKPEADALWDYTWYARSFMQENLPFHEMQPMDHLVSNESTITVGEGDGVTSEMGAQVFAKPGEIYAVYYPVSESTGSIDLSDLSGEISLRWFNPRSGEFEGESISVEGGLEIEPGPVPSAPGEDWVLLIEMVRN, from the coding sequence ATGAAATCTCTCAAGAATTTTTCCCTGTTATTGTTTCTAATTTTTCTTCTTGTTGTAATTGCAAACTGTCAGACTGGTTCCAGCGGCAAAGTTAGCGGAACCCTTGAAAAATGGAATAAAGTCACAGTTGATTTTAAAGGTCCGCAGGCCTCAGAACATCAAAGTAGTCCGAACCCCTTTCTTGATTACAGTCTTGAAGTTGAGTTTATTGGCCCAGGTGGTAATACATATCTTGTACCGGGATTTTTTGCCGGCGATGGTAACGGCAGTGGTACAGGAAATATATGGAGAGTCCATTTCTCACCGGATGCACCGGGAACGTGGTTCTACAGAGCACATTTTTTACAAGGTGAAGAAATTGCTGTAAATCCAATGGATGCAGGCGAACCTATATCTTTTGATGGTGCAGGTGGAAGTTTTGAGGTGGCTCCCGCTGATTCCGCAGCCGATGGATTCTACAAATGGGGCCGGCTGGAATATGTTGGTGAACACTATTTAAAATTTAATGATGGAGATTATTGGATAAAGGGAGGAGCGGATAGTCCTGAGAATTTTCTGGCTTACGATGGCTTCGATAATACCACGAGAAGTACTCAGAATTACGATGGTCTTGAAAGCCTGCCGGCCCTTCATACCTATTCAGCCCATGTGGAAGACTGGCAACCCGGCGATCCGGATTGGGGAGATGGTGATGGCAAGGGAATTATTGGTGCTTTAAATTATCTCTCATCAAAAAATGTGAACAGTATCTATTTTTTGCTTCAAAACATTGGCGGCGATGGCAAGGATGTATTTCCCTGGATTGGTAATCCTGATCCCTCCGGCAGTCCTGAAAATGATAACCTGCATTACGATATTAGCAAACTTGATCAGTGGGAAACTGTTTTAAAATACGCCCAGGAAAAAGGGATTGCACTTCATGCTGTTTTGAATGAGGCTGAAGAGGCCAACAAACGCGAACTTGATAATGGCGAACTTGGAACGGAGCGAAAATTATTCTACAGGGAGATGATAGCTCGTTTTGCCCACCACCCTGCTCTTCAATGGAATATAAGCGAAGAATTTAACCTGAAATTTGATTTAGGGCCTGAAAGGGTTCGGGAGTTTGCAGCCTATATTCAGCAGACGGATCCCTACAATCACCCGATAACCGTTCATACCGCAGGTGATCCGGTTGAAGAGTTGGCTTTTATCTATGGAGATTCTCGTTTCAGCACTACATCCGTTCAACTCAATCAGCGCAGAATTGATCAAGTTACAGAAGCCATTCGCAACGCTACAGCAGGAGCCGGCCGTCCAATCCCCGCATCGATGGATGAGTTTACTGTTGATGTTGGTGACAATCGTTCCTGGATTCCAATAGATGATGCCGATCTTCAGCGAAAACAAAAATTGTGGCCTACCTATATGTCTGGCGGTCAGATTGAATTTATCCTCGAGGGATTTCTTGAAGTGGATAGTTTTAAAAAGCCGGAGGCAGATGCACTTTGGGATTATACCTGGTATGCCAGGTCGTTTATGCAGGAGAATCTCCCTTTTCATGAAATGCAGCCGATGGATCACTTAGTATCAAATGAATCTACGATAACAGTGGGCGAAGGTGATGGTGTTACCTCCGAAATGGGAGCACAGGTTTTTGCCAAACCCGGAGAGATTTACGCCGTTTATTATCCGGTATCAGAGTCTACGGGTTCCATCGATCTCAGTGATCTGAGCGGAGAGATTTCTCTGCGATGGTTTAATCCAAGAAGTGGTGAATTTGAAGGTGAATCAATCTCGGTGGAAGGCGGATTGGAAATCGAGCCCGGACCGGTTCCATCAGCACCAGGCGAAGATTGGGTTTTGTTGATAGAAATGGTTCGCAACTGA
- a CDS encoding PAS domain-containing protein produces MSQTVRILLIGDDSTEREKISDILQKLYSNGRVDLIDSFKSLKDYQNLNDFDIIICDFNLSDYNGIEVLFYVRERELQLPFIFISDTVWEDSTIDTLVLNGASDYVSTDNLKELEFVVRREINRYNHVRNTKLKLQATEYRFRSLVQSINGIVREIDLKTLKNVYVSPQSMNILGYPASDWLENRHFWLEQIHPKDRNGLISKVNEMIIKGGDHTLEYRMISSQGDVVWIRDLLTIREENGEPVSLDGLMIDITKEKEIEYQRDFAMESEKRRMKEQKCLWNITNLNEQDFTIPQLLQRTLMHIPIGFQFPKLIGARIQYGNEEFSTSNYEETDLSISSQNLKLKNAGLEIQVVYLNSEPFHNGTTPFLRDEKHLLDTIIDILAVKIEKKQSVDDLKKHEQLLINTYELAQLGRTI; encoded by the coding sequence ATGAGTCAAACCGTTCGAATATTGTTAATTGGGGATGACAGCACTGAAAGGGAAAAAATTTCAGACATATTACAAAAACTCTATAGTAACGGCCGTGTTGACCTGATTGATAGTTTCAAAAGTCTAAAAGACTATCAAAACCTGAACGATTTCGATATTATCATCTGTGATTTTAACCTGTCAGATTACAATGGTATTGAAGTTCTCTTTTATGTGAGGGAGCGTGAGCTTCAGTTGCCCTTTATTTTTATATCAGATACAGTATGGGAAGATTCAACAATAGATACTCTGGTGCTGAACGGTGCATCAGATTATGTATCCACGGATAATCTGAAAGAGCTGGAATTTGTGGTAAGGAGAGAGATTAACCGCTACAATCATGTTCGAAATACGAAATTAAAATTACAAGCCACAGAGTATCGTTTTCGTTCGCTGGTTCAGTCAATTAATGGGATTGTTCGGGAAATTGACCTGAAGACACTAAAAAACGTTTATGTGAGTCCACAATCGATGAATATTTTGGGCTACCCGGCATCCGACTGGTTAGAAAACAGGCATTTTTGGCTGGAACAGATTCATCCTAAAGATCGCAATGGGTTGATATCAAAAGTAAATGAGATGATAATTAAAGGGGGTGATCATACCCTGGAATACAGAATGATTAGCTCTCAGGGGGATGTCGTGTGGATCAGGGACTTGCTAACTATACGCGAGGAAAATGGAGAACCGGTTAGTCTTGATGGATTAATGATCGACATCACAAAAGAGAAGGAGATTGAGTACCAGCGCGATTTTGCCATGGAAAGTGAAAAAAGACGCATGAAGGAACAGAAATGTCTTTGGAATATTACCAATCTTAACGAACAGGATTTTACGATTCCCCAGCTTTTACAGCGGACATTAATGCACATTCCAATCGGTTTCCAATTTCCGAAACTGATTGGGGCCCGAATTCAGTATGGAAATGAAGAGTTTTCAACCAGCAATTACGAAGAGACTGACCTATCTATATCGTCCCAAAATCTGAAATTGAAAAATGCTGGCCTCGAAATACAGGTTGTTTATTTAAATAGTGAGCCATTCCATAATGGCACAACACCATTTTTGAGGGATGAAAAACATCTGCTGGATACGATAATTGATATCCTGGCCGTAAAAATTGAAAAAAAACAAAGTGTCGACGATCTGAAGAAGCACGAGCAACTGTTGATAAATACCTATGAGCTGGCTCAGCTTGGAAGGACAATTTAG
- a CDS encoding 2-oxoacid:ferredoxin oxidoreductase subunit beta — protein MSLITEIDKHINNGNGDPEEMNYSGKDFSSDQDVRWCPGCGDYTILKQVQKTMPKIGVEKKDIVFISGIGCAARFPYYMDTFGMHSIHGRAPAIATGLKVSRPELSVWIITGDGDSLSIGANHFVQLLRRNVNVNLLLFNNQIYGLTKGQYSPTSPEGSVFKSTPYGSVDHPFNPLSLSMGADGTFVARTMDRDPRHLQKMLQRSNEHQGTSMLEIYQNCIVFNDGAFELFTDKKSRPSEAIYLEDGEPLVFGKDDDKGIRLDGLKPEIVSIADGEYSKDDLWVHDETDKTKAYLLSRFFDQPRDETEDHFPRPFGVLFAVDRPTYDDGVNAQVNEVIERKGVGDLDELLRGPETWTVE, from the coding sequence ATGTCACTCATCACAGAAATTGACAAACATATTAATAATGGAAATGGAGATCCGGAGGAGATGAATTACTCCGGGAAAGATTTTTCTTCAGACCAGGATGTCCGCTGGTGCCCGGGTTGTGGTGACTATACCATTCTAAAACAAGTACAAAAAACCATGCCGAAAATCGGCGTGGAAAAGAAGGATATTGTATTTATCTCCGGGATTGGTTGTGCCGCCCGTTTCCCCTACTATATGGATACATTTGGAATGCATTCCATCCATGGTCGTGCCCCGGCTATTGCCACAGGTTTAAAAGTTTCACGGCCCGAACTAAGCGTATGGATAATTACCGGTGATGGCGACTCTTTATCCATTGGCGCCAATCATTTCGTACAATTACTTCGAAGAAATGTAAATGTAAATTTATTGCTCTTTAATAACCAGATTTACGGATTGACAAAAGGCCAGTATTCACCAACTTCACCGGAAGGTTCGGTCTTTAAATCCACACCATATGGGTCTGTTGACCATCCTTTCAACCCTCTTTCTTTAAGTATGGGAGCAGACGGAACATTTGTGGCCCGGACAATGGACAGAGATCCACGACACCTTCAAAAGATGTTGCAACGGTCAAATGAACATCAGGGTACTTCCATGCTGGAGATTTATCAGAACTGCATTGTATTTAACGATGGAGCATTTGAACTCTTTACGGACAAAAAATCACGCCCGAGCGAAGCGATCTATCTTGAAGATGGCGAACCGCTTGTTTTTGGAAAAGACGATGATAAAGGAATTCGCCTGGATGGTTTAAAGCCTGAAATTGTATCTATTGCTGATGGAGAATACAGCAAAGACGATCTCTGGGTTCATGATGAAACCGATAAAACAAAAGCCTACCTCCTTTCCAGGTTCTTTGATCAGCCTCGGGATGAAACGGAAGATCATTTTCCACGCCCCTTTGGTGTTTTGTTTGCTGTGGATCGTCCTACTTATGATGATGGCGTGAATGCACAGGTAAACGAAGTGATTGAGAGAAAAGGTGTTGGAGATCTTGATGAACTGCTTCGCGGTCCGGAAACCTGGACAGTTGAATAA